The proteins below are encoded in one region of Opisthocomus hoazin isolate bOpiHoa1 chromosome 26, bOpiHoa1.hap1, whole genome shotgun sequence:
- the DNAJC7 gene encoding dnaJ homolog subfamily C member 7, protein MAAAAECDVVMAAPEGPGEPENEEETRREAESFKEQGNAYYAKKDYNEAYNYYTKAIDTCPNNASYYGNRAATLMMLGRFREALGDAQQSVRLDDSFVRGHLREGKCHLSLGNAMAASRCFQRVLELDHKNTQAQQELKNASTVLEYEKIAEVDFEKRDFRKVVFCMDRALEFAPACHRFKILKAECLALLGRYPEAQSVASDILRMDSTNADALYVRGLCLYYEDCIEKAVQFFVQALRMAPDHEKACLACRNAKALKAKKEDGNKAFKEGNYKLAYELYTEALGIDPNNIKTNAKLYCNRGTVNSKLRKLEEAIDDCTNAVKLDDTYIKAYLRRAQCYMDTEQYEDAVRDYEKVYQTEKTKEHKQLLKNAQVELKKSKRKDYYKILGVDKNASEDEIKKAYRKRALMHHPDRHSGASAEVQKEEEKKFKEVGEAFTILSDPKKKARYDSGQDLEEDGLNTGEFDANNIFKAFFGGPGGFSFEASGPGNFFFQFG, encoded by the exons atggcggcggcggccgagtGCGATGTGGTCATGGCGGCGCCCGAGGGACCCGGCGAGCCCGAGAACGAGGAGGAGACGCGGAG agaagcagaatcaTTCAAGGAACAAGGAAACGCGTACTATGCCAAGAAAGATTACAATGAAGCGTACAACTATTACACAAAAGCCATAG ATACCTGTCCTAATAATGCCAGTTATTACGGTAACAGAGCCGCCACGCTGATGATGTTGGGGCGATTCCGAGAGGCACTGGGAGATGCTCAGCAGTCTGTCAGATTGGATGATAGCTTTGTAAGG GGCCATCTACGGGAAGGGAAGTGCCATCTTTCCCTAGGGAATGCCATGGCTGCCAGCCGCTGCTTTCAGCGAGTTTTAGAGCTGGATCATAAGAATACCCAGGCGCAGCAAGAG CTGAAGAACGCCAGTACTGTGCTGGAGTATGAAAAAATAGCTGAAGTGGATTTTGAGAAACGGGATTTCAGGAAG GTTGTATTTTGCATGGATCGTGCTTTGGAGTTTGCTCCTGCTTGTCACCGGTTCAAAATCCTCAAGGCTGAATGTTTAGCGTTGTTGGGTCGCTACCCAGAAGCACAGTCCGTAGCAAG TGACATCCTACGAATGGACTCCACAAATGCAGACGCTCTGTATGTCCGTGGTCTCTGCCTTTACTACGAGGACTGTATTGAGAAGGCAGTGCAGTTCTTTGTCCAGGCGCTCAGAATGGCTCCTGACCACGAGAAAGCATGTCTTGCCTGCCGT aatgcCAAAGCActtaaagcaaagaaagaagatGGGAATAAAGCGTTCAAAGAAGGAAACTACAAACTAGCATATGAACTGTACACAGAGGCACTAGGAATAGATCCAAATAACATAAAAACAAATGCCAAACTCTACTGCAACCGGGGGACAGTTAATTCAAAG CTTAGGAAACTTGAAGAAGCGATAGACGACTGCACGAATGCGGTAAAACTGGATGACACGTATATCAAAGCGTACTTGAGGAGAGCACAGTG TTACATGGACACAGAACAGTATGAAGATGCTGTAAGAGACTACGAAAAGGTTTATcagacagaaaagacaaaag AACACAAGCAGCTTCTAAAGAACGCACAGGTGGAGCTGAAAAAGAGCAAACGGAAAGACTACTATAAAATCCTTGGGGTTGACAAAAATGCCTCTGAAGATGAGATCAAGAAAGCTTACAGGAAAAGAGCACTAATGCATCATCCAG ACCGACACAGTGGGGCAAGTGCAGAAGtacagaaggaagaggagaagaaatttAAGGAGGTTGGTGAAGCCTTTACCATCCTGTCAGATCCCAAGAAGAAGGCCCGCTATGACAGCGGCCAGGATCTAGAAGAGGATGGATTGAACACGGGAG AGTTCGATGCAAATAATATCTTCAAGGCCTTCTTTGGTGGGCCAGGTGGCTTCAGTTTTGAAG cttctgGGCCTGgaaatttctttttccagtttggctaa
- the NKIRAS2 gene encoding NF-kappa-B inhibitor-interacting Ras-like protein 2 isoform X2, whose protein sequence is MGKSCKVVVCGQASVGKTSILEQLLYGNHVVGSEMIETQEDIYVGSIETDRGVREQVPRSPSSGWSSSRRRLTSPKTRKRSPSWFWATSVTCRSSAGWTTMQPSTGPRARR, encoded by the exons ATGGGCAAGAGCTGCAAGGTGGTTGTGTGCGGCCAGGCCTCCGTCGGGAAGACCTCgatcctggagcagctgctgtacGGGAACCATGTGGTCG GCTCCGAGATGATCGAGACGCAGGAGGACATCTACGTGGGCTCCATCGAGACGGACCGGGGGGTGCGCGAGCAGGTGC CAAGGAGTCCTTCAAGCGGGTGGAGCTCCTCAAGAAGGAGATTGACAAGTCCAAAGACAAGAAAGAG GTCACCATCGTGGTTTTGGGCAACAAGTGTGACCTGCAGGAGCAGCGCCGGGTGGACCACGATGCAGCCCAGCACTGGGCCAAGGGCGAGAAGGTGA
- the NKIRAS2 gene encoding NF-kappa-B inhibitor-interacting Ras-like protein 2 isoform X1 has product MGKSCKVVVCGQASVGKTSILEQLLYGNHVVGSEMIETQEDIYVGSIETDRGVREQVRFYDTRGLRDGLELPKHCFSCTDGYVLVYSTDSKESFKRVELLKKEIDKSKDKKEVTIVVLGNKCDLQEQRRVDHDAAQHWAKGEKVKLWEVSVADRRTLIEPFIYLASKMTQPQSKSAFPLSRKNKGSGSVDG; this is encoded by the exons ATGGGCAAGAGCTGCAAGGTGGTTGTGTGCGGCCAGGCCTCCGTCGGGAAGACCTCgatcctggagcagctgctgtacGGGAACCATGTGGTCG GCTCCGAGATGATCGAGACGCAGGAGGACATCTACGTGGGCTCCATCGAGACGGACCGGGGGGTGCGCGAGCAGGTGCGCTTCTACGACACGCGGGGCCTGCGGGACGGCCTGGAGCTCCCCAAGCACTGCTTCTCCTGCACCGACGGCTACGTGCTGGTCTACAGCACTGACAGCAAGGAGTCCTTCAAGCGGGTGGAGCTCCTCAAGAAGGAGATTGACAAGTCCAAAGACAAGAAAGAG GTCACCATCGTGGTTTTGGGCAACAAGTGTGACCTGCAGGAGCAGCGCCGGGTGGACCACGATGCAGCCCAGCACTGGGCCAAGGGCGAGAAGGTGAAGCTGTGGGAGGTGTCCGTGGCTGACCGGCGTACGCTGATCGAGCCGTTCATCTACCTGGCCAGTAAGATGACCCAGCCACAAAGCAAGTCTGCTTTTCCCCTGAGTCGCAAGAACAAGGGCAGCGGATCCGTGGATGGCTGA
- the ZNF385C gene encoding zinc finger protein 385C isoform X2, producing MDPVQKAVISHTFGVPAPLKKKQFISCNICHLRFNSANQAEAHYKGHKHARRLKAIEAMKSKQKAAGAVVVAPGRDGTADFAPSPAGGGEPTSTAQANGLQQPEGEGSSLALMPGAEESPAELPGSVALGSPPASELSEGTSDATSVASAAAQAAESGSSISSAPESEKEGKKSKQHLYCPTCKVTVNSLSQLEAHNTGAKHKSMLEGHSTQLRRGRGKLLSRAGHKSKRIGNKGSINIQNKAFHCQVCEIYVNSETQLKQHMSSRRHKDRLAGKPPKPKYSPYNKLQKNAALASKLALQKHLTKTLATRFLPSPLTAAAVCAMPGPLALRPAAATTLFQAPILGPALFRTPPAHVRTTPGPIVFAPY from the exons ATGGACCCGGTGCAGAAGGCGGTGATCAGCCACACCTTCGGCGTGCCCGCCCCGCTGAAGAAGAAGCAGTTCATCTCCTGCAACATCTGCCACCTGCGCTTCAACTCTGCG AACCAGGCAGAAGCTCACTACAAGGGCCACAAGCACGCGCGGCGGCTGAAAGCCATCGAGGCCATGAAGAGCAAGCAGAAGGCGGCGGGGGCTGTGGTGGTGGCCCCCGGCCGGGACGGCACGGCCGActtcgcccccagccccgcgggcggcggggagcccacCAGCACAG CTCAAGCCAACGGGCTCCAGCAGCCGGAGGGTGAGGGCAGCAGCCTGGCGCTGATGCCCGGCGCCGAGGAGTCGCCCGCGGAGCTGCCGGGCAGCGTCGCCCTGGGCTCCCCGCCGGCCTCGGAGCTGTCGGAGGGCACCTCGGATGCCACCAGCGTGGCCTCGGCGGCCGCGCAGGCAGCCGAGTCGGGCAGCAGCATCAGCTCGGCCCCTGAGAGCgagaaggaggggaagaagagcaagcagcaccTGTACTGTCCCACCTGCAAGGTGACCGTCAACTCCCTGTCGCAGCTGGAGGCTCACAACACCG GTGCCAAGCACAAGTCGATGCTGGAAGGTCACAGCACCCAGCTGCGGCGAGGCCGAGGCAAGCTCCTCTCCCGGGCAGGGCACAAGTCCAAGCGGATCGGCAACAAGGGCAGCATCAACATCCAGAACAAGGCGTTTCACTGCCAAGTGTGCGAGATCTACGTGAACTCGGAGACGCAGCTCAAGCAG CACATGAGCAGCCGGAGGCACAAAGACAGGCTGGCGGGGAAGCCACCCAAGCCCAAGTACAGCCCCTACAACAAGCTGCAGAAGAACGCTGCCCTCGCA TCCAAGCTGGCTTTGCAGAAGCACCTCACCAAAACCCTGGCAACGCGCTTCCTGCCGAGCCCGCTCACCGCAGCCGCCGTCTGCGCCATGCCTGGCCCCCTCGCCCTCAGACCAGCCGCTGCCACCACCCTCTTCCAAGCCCCGATCCTTGGACCGGCCCTTTTCCGAACGCCACCAGCCCACGTCCGCACCACGCCGGGCCCCATCGTCTTCGCGCCCTACTAG
- the ZNF385C gene encoding zinc finger protein 385C isoform X1, which yields MDPVQKAVISHTFGVPAPLKKKQFISCNICHLRFNSANQAEAHYKGHKHARRLKAIEAMKSKQKAAGAVVVAPGRDGTADFAPSPAGGGEPTSTAQANGLQQPEGEGSSLALMPGAEESPAELPGSVALGSPPASELSEGTSDATSVASAAAQAAESGSSISSAPESEKEGKKSKQHLYCPTCKVTVNSLSQLEAHNTGAKHKSMLEGHSTQLRRGRGKLLSRAGHKSKRIGNKGSINIQNKAFHCQVCEIYVNSETQLKQHMSSRRHKDRLAGKPPKPKYSPYNKLQKNAALAVSILKSKLALQKHLTKTLATRFLPSPLTAAAVCAMPGPLALRPAAATTLFQAPILGPALFRTPPAHVRTTPGPIVFAPY from the exons ATGGACCCGGTGCAGAAGGCGGTGATCAGCCACACCTTCGGCGTGCCCGCCCCGCTGAAGAAGAAGCAGTTCATCTCCTGCAACATCTGCCACCTGCGCTTCAACTCTGCG AACCAGGCAGAAGCTCACTACAAGGGCCACAAGCACGCGCGGCGGCTGAAAGCCATCGAGGCCATGAAGAGCAAGCAGAAGGCGGCGGGGGCTGTGGTGGTGGCCCCCGGCCGGGACGGCACGGCCGActtcgcccccagccccgcgggcggcggggagcccacCAGCACAG CTCAAGCCAACGGGCTCCAGCAGCCGGAGGGTGAGGGCAGCAGCCTGGCGCTGATGCCCGGCGCCGAGGAGTCGCCCGCGGAGCTGCCGGGCAGCGTCGCCCTGGGCTCCCCGCCGGCCTCGGAGCTGTCGGAGGGCACCTCGGATGCCACCAGCGTGGCCTCGGCGGCCGCGCAGGCAGCCGAGTCGGGCAGCAGCATCAGCTCGGCCCCTGAGAGCgagaaggaggggaagaagagcaagcagcaccTGTACTGTCCCACCTGCAAGGTGACCGTCAACTCCCTGTCGCAGCTGGAGGCTCACAACACCG GTGCCAAGCACAAGTCGATGCTGGAAGGTCACAGCACCCAGCTGCGGCGAGGCCGAGGCAAGCTCCTCTCCCGGGCAGGGCACAAGTCCAAGCGGATCGGCAACAAGGGCAGCATCAACATCCAGAACAAGGCGTTTCACTGCCAAGTGTGCGAGATCTACGTGAACTCGGAGACGCAGCTCAAGCAG CACATGAGCAGCCGGAGGCACAAAGACAGGCTGGCGGGGAAGCCACCCAAGCCCAAGTACAGCCCCTACAACAAGCTGCAGAAGAACGCTGCCCTCGCAGTGAGTATTCTCAAG TCCAAGCTGGCTTTGCAGAAGCACCTCACCAAAACCCTGGCAACGCGCTTCCTGCCGAGCCCGCTCACCGCAGCCGCCGTCTGCGCCATGCCTGGCCCCCTCGCCCTCAGACCAGCCGCTGCCACCACCCTCTTCCAAGCCCCGATCCTTGGACCGGCCCTTTTCCGAACGCCACCAGCCCACGTCCGCACCACGCCGGGCCCCATCGTCTTCGCGCCCTACTAG
- the DHX58 gene encoding ATP-dependent RNA helicase DHX58, protein MELRGYQREAVAPALRGRNCIVWLPTGAGKTRAAAHVCQQHLQSRRGGRVAVLVNKVHLVEQHARGEFRALQGDFRVTAIGGDSTHRGCFASAARQSQVVICTAQVLQNALASGDEDARVELTEFSLLVFDECHHTHKEAVYNKIMLSYLQRKLSGQQGLPQVLGLTASPGTGGATTFEGAVEHILQICANLDTEKIASVREEAQSLQSLVPQPRKNYDLCQERTQDPFGERLKKVMEQIQRYLAVPGLPQDFGTQTYEQRIVELETRAAETFCRKTRACALHLRKYNDALLINDTVRMIDAFQCLQQFYATERDTKDPTELFLTTTFEENRASLQALARDRRYENPRLGKLEEILREHFQPLGTTRGIVFTTTRQSAHSLLGWLRDTATLCGHHIRAAVLTGAGYSNQTRHMTQSEQQDVIKLFRKGGLNLLFSTSVAEEGLDIPECNIVVRYGLMTNEIAMMQARGRARAENSVYSVLAKANSREVSRELLNEDLVELMERAIRAVQAMPEQEYRLRITELQRAAVASCLTKEARISERRRL, encoded by the exons ATGGAGCTGCGGGGGTACCAGCGCGAGGCCGTGGCCCCGGCCCTGCGCGGCCGCAACTGCATCGTCTGGCTGCCCACGGGGGCCGGCAAGACCCGCGCGGCCGCCCACGTctgccagcagcacctgcagagccggcgggggggccgggtgGCCGTGCTGGTCAACAAG GTGCACCTGGTGGAGCAGCACGCGCGGGGGGAGTTCCGGGCGCTGCAGGGGGACTTCAGGGTGACGGCCATCGGCGGGGACAGCACCCACCGGGGCTGCTTCGCCAGCGCGGCGCGGCAGAGCCAGGTGGTCATCTGCACGGCGCAGGTCCTGCAGAACGCGCTGGCCAGCGGCGACGAGGACGCGCGCGTCGAGCTGACGG AGTTCTCGCTGCTGGTGTTCGATGAGTGCCACCACACGCACAAGGAGGCCGTCTACAACAAGATCATGCTCAGCTACCTCCAGCGCAAGCTGagtgggcagcaggggctgccgcaGGTCCTGGGCCTGACCGCGTCCCCCGGCACCGGGGGGGCCACCACCTTCGAGGGGGCCGTGGAGCACATCCTGCAG ATCTGCGCCAACCTGGACACCGAGAAGATCGCGTCAGTGCGGGAGGAGGCGCAGAgcctgcagagcctcgtcccccAGCCCAGGAAGAACTACGACCTCTGCCAGGAGAGAACGCAG gACCCCTTCGGCGAGCGGCTGaagaaggtgatggagcagatccagCGGTACCTGGCGGTGCCTGGCCTGCCGCAGGACTTCGGCACGCAGACCTACGAGCAGCGCATCGTGGAGCTGGAGACGAGAG CGGCAGAGACGTTTTGTCGCAAGACGCGGGCGTGCGCGCTGCACCTGCGCAAGTACAACGATGCTTTGCTGATCAATGACACGGTGCGGATGATCGACGCCttccagtgcctccagcagttCTACGCCACCGAGCGGGACACGAAGGACCCCACCGAACTCTTCCTCACCACCACGTTTGAGG AGAACAGGGCGAGCCTGCAGGCGCTTGCCAGGGACCGGCGCTACGAGAACCCCCGGCTGGGCAAGCTGGAGGAGATCCTGCGGGAGCACTTCCAGCCCCTGGGCACCACTCGTGGCATCGTCTTCACCACCACCCGGCAGAGCGCCCACAGCTTGCTCGGCTGGCTGCGGGACACCGCCACGCTCTGCGGCCACCACATCCGTGCCGCCGTCCTCACCGGCGCCGGCTACAGCAACCAGACCAGGCACATGACGCAG AGCGAGCAGCAGGATGTGATCAAGCTGTTCCGCAAGGGAGGTCTCAACCTGCTCTTCTCCACCAGCGTGGCCGAGGAGGGCCTGGATATCCCCGAGTGCAACATCGTGGTCCGCTACGGGCTGATGACCAACGAGATCGCCATGATGCAG gcccggggccgtGCCCGTGCCGAGAACAGCGTCTACTCGGTCCTCGCCAAAGCCAACAGCAGAGAGGTCTCCCGCGAGCTGCTCAACGAGGACCTGGTGGAGCTGATGGAGAGGGCGATCAGGGCGGTGCAGGCCATGCCCGAGCAGGAGTACCGGCTCAGG ATCACGGAGCTGCAGCGAGCCGCCGTTGCCAGCTGCCTCACGAAGGAGGCCAGGATCAGCGAGAGGCGGCGGCTG